One genomic segment of Ipomoea triloba cultivar NCNSP0323 chromosome 9, ASM357664v1 includes these proteins:
- the LOC116029610 gene encoding uncharacterized protein LOC116029610 produces MASSSASVTQSRGSSEASTLKRRSNDIGWDYGILVDAKNLDKVKCLLCGKVLSGGVYRIKEHVAHIQGNVAPCPIATKEDQLKCRNAINEAKMRRKNKKVNDDNLRDDVNIDSRSESIDVEELQGSLGSMKPPRSLGTMDKFASGINPEPSMNLGKTMQQQRIDGALWKERTNRVKEYICRWAYEAALPFHAFERDSFKMMLEAIGQFGPGVESPSRYEMSETFLKREVDKVRESLKIHEEEWKSNGCSIMTNAWTDRKRRSVMNLCVNSSLGTVFLSSKECSLDSHTSEYIYEFVEHGIQQVGAENVVQVVTDNASNNMGALKLLKEKRPTIFWTSCATHTINLMLQSIASLPRYKKVLDQAKSLTIFIYAHHKTLALMRTFTKKIDIVRPGVTRFASSFLTLQSLAEKKVELRAMFTSNEWDECKFSKIAKGKVAYSTVLSMGFWQGVTACLKVFAPLVRVLRLVDCDTKPSMGFVYGEIMRAKEEIKHALSDVPRNY; encoded by the coding sequence atggcttcatcaagtgCTTCGGTTACTCAAAGTCGTGGATCTTCGGAAGCATCTACACTTAAAAGGAGATCAAATGATATAGGATGGGATTATGGTATTTTAGTTGATGCAAAAAATTTGGATAAAGTAAAATGCTTGTTGTGTGGGAAAGTTTTATCCGGTGGAGTGTATCGAATAAAAGAGCATGTTGCTCATATACAAGGAAATGTTGCTCCATGTCCTATAGCTACTAAAGAGGATCAACTTAAGTGTAGGAATGCAATCAATGAAGCCAAGatgagaaggaaaaataaaaaagttaatgaTGATAATTTAAGAGACGATGTGAATATTGATTCTAGAAGTGAGTCAATTGATGTTGAGGAATTGCAAGGGTCTCTTGGATCTATGAAGCCACCACGTTCACTTGGCACAATGGATAAGTTTGCAAGTGGCATCAATCCCGAACCTTCCATGAATTTAGGAAAGACAATGCAACAACAACGTATTGATGGTGCACTATGGAAGGAAAGAACAAATAGAgtgaaagaatatatatgtagatGGGCATATGAGGCTGCTCTTCCTTTTCATGCATTTGAAAGAGATAGTTTCAAGATGATGTTAGAAGCAATAGGACAATTCGGTCCCGGAGTTGAATCACCAAGTAGATATGAGATGAGTGAAACATTCTTGAAAAGAGAAGTTGATAAAGTTCGTGAATCTTTAAAGATACATGAAGAGGAGTGGAAGTCCAATGGATGCTCAATCATGACGAATGCTTGGACCGATAGAAAGAGAAGAAGTGTAATGAATTTGTGTGTGAATTCAAGTTTGGGCACCGTTTTCCTTTCTTCTAAAGAATGTTCACTTGATTCACACACAAGTGAATATATTTATGAGTTTGTTGAGCATGGCATTCAACAAGTTGGAGCCGAAAATGTTGTTCAAGTTGTCACGGATAATGCCTCAAACAACATGGGAGCTTTAAAGTTGTTGAAAGAGAAGAGGCCAACCATCTTTTGGACTTCTTGTGCCACCCACACCATAAATCTAATGCTTCAAAGCATTGCAAGTCTTCCAAGGTACAAGAAAGTTCTTGATCAAGCAAAGTCTTTAACAATCTTTATTTATGCTCACCACAAGACTTTGGCATTGATGAGAACTTTCACAAAAAAGATAGATATAGTGAGGCCCGGTGTAACTAGATTTGCTTCTTCATTCCTTACTTTGCAAAGTTTAGCCGAGAAGAAAGTTGAATTAAGGGCAATGTTTACTAGCAATGAATGGGATGAATGCAAATTTTCCAAGATAGCTAAAGGGAAGGTAGCATACTCAACCGTATTGAGTATGGGATTTTGGCAAGGTGTAACGGCATGCTTGAAGGTTTTTGCACCGTTGGTGAGAGTGCTTCGACTTGTTGATTGTGATACGAAGCCATCAATGGGGTTTGTATATGGTGAGATTATGAGAGCAAAAGAGGAAATCAAACATGCTTTGTCCGATGTCCCAAGAAACTATTAA
- the LOC116030229 gene encoding 3-hydroxyisobutyryl-CoA hydrolase 1-like encodes MASLSSNSNTDQVLVEESGCVRTFILNRQKQLNALSSAMVSRLLELFLACEKDSNVKLIVLKSSGRAFCAGGDVSAVVHDIRQGNWKLGAEYFRKEFTMNYVIATYSKPQVSILNGIVFGGGAGASIHGRFRVATEKSVFAMPETALGLFPDVGASYFLSRLPGFFGEYLGLTGSRLDGAEMLACGLATHFVPSEMLLPLEEALHNINSSDPTIISAIISEFSQVPKLKEKSPYNHLKIIDRCFSRRTIEEIMVALESEAANWKDDWISSAIQSLKKASPTSLRISLRSIREGRLQGIGTCLIREFRMVCHVLKGEFSKDFVEGCRAILLDKDRKPKWEPSKLELVSDDMVSHYFSKLNDEDWKDLQFPGRPCLPSYAIAKL; translated from the exons ATGGCTTCACTCTCTTCCAACAGCAACACCGATCAG GTCCTGGTAGAGGAGTCCGGATGTGTGAGAACGTTCATACTAAACAGACAGAAGCAGTTGAATGCTCTTTCTTCTGCAATG GTATCTCGCTTATTAGAACTTTTCCTAGCCTGCGAAAAAGATTCAAATGTCAAGTTGATTGTTTTGAAG AGCAGTGGAAGAGCATTTTGTGCTGGTGGTGATGTTTCAGCTGTAGTTCATGATATTAGACAAG GTAACTGGAAATTGGGTGCAGAATATTTCAGAAAGGAGTTCACCATGAACTATGTAATTGCGACTTATAGCAAACCCCAG GTTTCCATTCTTAATGGAATTGTCTTTGGAGGGGGAGCAGGTGCTAGTATACATGGTAGATTCCGAGTTGCTACAGAGAAATCG GTTTTTGCTATGCCTGAAACAGCTTTAGGACTCTTCCCGGATGTAGGTGCCTCCTACTTTTTATCAAGACTTCCTGGGTTCTTTG GAGAATATCTTGGGTTGACTGGTTCTAGGTTGGATGGTGCTGAAATGCTTGCATGTGGTCTTGCAACTCATTTTGTCCCTTCAGAG ATGTTGTTACCATTGGAAGAAGCACTACATAATATCAATTCAAGTGATCCAACAATTATTTCTGCCATTATCAGTGAGTTTTCACAAGTAccaaaattgaaagaaaagagCCCGTATAACCA TTTGAAGATTATTGATCGCTGTTTCTCTCGAAGAACCATTGAAGAAATCATggttgcactt GAAAGTGAAGCTGCAAATTGGAAGGATGATTGGATTTCTTCTGCAATTCAATCACTGAAGAAGGCATCACCTACAAGCCTTAGAATTTCTCTAAGATCG ATAAGGGAGGGGAGGCTGCAAGGTATTGGTACATGCCTCATCCGTGAGTTTAGAATGGTTTGCCATGTGTTGAAAGGAGAGTTTTCCAAGGATTttgttgag GGTTGCAGAGCCATACTCTTGGACAAGGATAGAAAGCCCAAG TGGGAGCCATCCAAGTTGGAACTAGTAAGTGATGATATGGTCAGTCATTACTTCAGTAAGTTAAACGATGAAGATTGGAAAGATCTGCAGTTCCCAGGCAGACCATGCTTGCCTTCTTATGCCATTGCAAAGCTCTAA